The Cryptomeria japonica chromosome 9, Sugi_1.0, whole genome shotgun sequence DNA segment gctatctcaatGATTTCCAACCGAGTtgcaattcctcacaacatttctatcacaacagggtctgcattcccacacactccaccattcctatttcctctccaTACCATCTTTACGCCAATCCTCTGCAGTTGTAGGTTGGATCctagtccaccaccctacaacaaaatctctTAGGAAAATGTAATCTTTGAAATGAAAGCTCATTTTGATAACACTTGGTACTGACCGGCCCAGATAGATccctttgaggtctctcctaatcAGTGACTGCACCAATAGGAAAAGGACCCACCTTAATATAGACTAAAGAGAAGTATAACACTAGCAGAGCATCCTGAACACCACTCAACCACACAAGAACTAGAGGCAAAAGATCAAAACAATGCTAGTTTTCTAGAAAATTTTGTTTttgaaaggctcccaaaaccttaagGATATCTACCAAGGTCCAAAGAAATCATACATGAAACAAACAATCTCTACCAAAGTATCCAACTCCATAGGATAAAAATGATAGAGAACCATCATggtgaagaaataaaaaaaataggacatcAAAAGCCCTTAGGAAACTCCATCTAAGTACAACCAGCCAACCACTCTTTGCCACAACAGAAAAGCCATTTGCTTCAATAGAATAGGAAAAGAAGGACAACAGAGGGAAGGAAAGCCAATCTCTAACCAAACTCATCTTCATGCTCTAAAAAATAAGCAGGGAAATAAATAGAGAGAGTAATATGAGAGCCAGAAAAGCACCAAGACCCCACAAGAATGAGGTGGGACCAGAGAAGCACAGGGTCCTTAGAGTAAAAAAGAAACAAACCCCCTTTGAATCCAAAGTAATGTCAATGATAGAGAACCCAAGAAAGGAAACCCCAAAAGATGTTCAAGGTCGCTTGTAGTCCATGCCACAAACCACTCCAAAGAAAAGGCCAAACCGAAGAACACAAACTCCACAATGACCATCAAGACAAAAAACCCCAAAAGGTCACATAGTGATAGGACAAAAGATGGACAAACAAGCCCTCATTACAGAGAATTGCATCTGCCAATACCAACGAGCTAGGGTAATAACCCTTGATTGCTCCACAGCCCAGATCACAATCCTCTCCATGACCAAGGATCCACCATCGATGGTAGATCTCACCTCCATAGAAGGATGATAGACATCATCTTCATATGGATCACCATCCTCCCAATCTTTTGCATCTCCCTACAAAACCCTTGACCCGCCTTCACCTCCGCGGACAATCCCTCACTTCAAAATTTTTTAAATAGAGGGTAGTTAATCCagatatttcttttttttgtaCTTGAGTTTCTTAGTTAGATCTATTATTAATTTAAGCTTTTGATTGCAACTATCATGCCTCCTACTTTACAAAAGATATTGGATGTTAAGGTTGATGAAACAATCTCACCCTTTATGTGTCTAACACaaatatatgtatgaatatatgaATTCAAGTGTCATTAAAAAGAGTCTTATTATAATGAACTAATTCAAGATTATTATCTATATATTTAGATGAATGTAATAGAATCAGAAAATCTATTATGTAATGTTAATGTGTTTGTTTTTTTCTTCTTTAACTATTCCTTAATATCCTTGTACATATAACCATGCATAATGTTCACTATTTTCTTATGCTACAATTAGTTTATGTTTGACATGATTGTCTCATCTAAGTCATCTTCCTTTATAAACATAACTTTGGATCATTTTGAATCTAAAATATGAGGGAAAGGTTTTCACCGTGTAGTTATATAAAAAGCCTCTCAACTTGACTTTATACTTTGAAATTATCCAAATCTAAATTTAACTATAGATTACATataaaaaattgtttatataaattGCAAGGAACCCTCACATACTCATCTCTATTAACATAATTGAAACTTTTAAAATTATACATCCTTACATTCCTTTTAATAATCCAATCAAAAATCTTTAAGATTTTCGAAAACAAACTATTTGATTATaccaaaataacaaaaacatatgATATTTTATCTTGTGTAGAATTTTAATACAATTTATTTACTCACATTCTCTCACTAGAGAAGAAGCATGATGTAAACATAGGTGGTTGAAGATTTGTATTTTGCATGGACCAAACTACTCATACGATGCGTTGGTCTTGTATACAAACATGTAGCATTTAGTGAAGAATAAATTGTGTAAAATCTCATTGATTAATTGTATTGATATTTAGAATTTAATGTACTCATCACTATAGTTTGTAATTGTCATGATCACTATGCTTTTTCTTGGTGAAGCTCTTTTAAAAATTCTATCTAGATAAAAAATGTTCAAACTAAATGTATTTTTTGTTCTGATAtcttataaatttaatatattcatACGAAATTTTTCTTGGTGAAGCTCTTTTAAAAATTCTATCTAGATAAAAAATGTTCAAACTAAATGTATTTTTTGTTCTGATATCTTATAAATTTAATAGATTCATACGAAATTAAATATGTTTCTTTTATATGCTTTGGTTTATGCTTTGGTTGTGTAGTATATGTAGTATTAATGTCTTGACTCCTTATGATTATAATTGAGATTCATTCTCTAAAGTGAGAACAATGAAATAGTTTGACATTGTAAAGAGATGTGACTTTTACTCTTGATGTTTGAAaaaatttataatttgacaaattaagtaatcatgttgaaCACTCTTAAAATGATCACTTACTTTACCATCAACCTATTTttgttatatattttttataacaaaaagacaaaattaaataattaaattctcaaaaaataTTCACAACGAAAATTAGACTATTTACAACGCACAGAGAATTATACAATCTACTACTTAGAATAATCATAAACAAATCTAACCAATGGATCTACTACTTAGAATAACCATAAACACCTCTAACCAATGGCATAAAGAAAACAAGGCCAAACAGTCATAATGGACATTATTCCTTTCACCAAAGTAAATCATGTTTCTAAGAGATTGGGTAGAAAAGAAAACCAAAATTTCCGACTTATCAATTTAGTTACTTCTATGGGCTTCGTCGCTCCCCCATCCTGTCTTTGTGCTATTCCTTCAAGCCtctgcaaacaaaacaaaacaaaaccagtAAGTAATTCAGAGCATCAACAAATGAATTATAAAACCATATATAAATATTAATCTACAGCAGAAGTCAAATGCTATTAttgttaaacaaaaaaaaaaaagaggagcaAAAGGAGCTGTGAGCAGTTAAAGGGGCCTTGAAGAATGAAAACAGGAGGAATACATATATGCCCTTCGCCATGTATAAAAGCAACCGACTGCAGATATATCGTTGTAATATACGACGTTCGCCATGTAAGCAGCTAGTTGCAGATATATCTTTGTAATATATGACCTTCACCATCTAAGCAGTTAGTTACAGATATAAAAAATCTGCAATTAGTTGCTTAGATGGCGAAGGGCGTATATTAACAAGAGCTGCAAGCAGCGTAGTTCCTGCCAAGCACAGGCAGTAGGAAATGTGATTGTTTTTTGTGGCAAAGCAATAGCAAGATGaaatctattttattattattgttttgatttaaTCAACAACAGATTTCAGATAATTATAAATTCAATTATCAAAGTCATGGGGAGAGAAGAGACATATCACATTGTCAACCGATTTAACATCAGCACAACAATACAGAATGAAAGAAAGagatatatatttacatatgttTGCCAAATGTCGGCTGCCTATTAACGATGTTGTGCAAAACTAGTACAATGGTAATAAATTGTGTGATTTCATTTTTGTGTCAGTGGGCTTGCTTGCTATTGATCCTTTCCCGGATTTGCTGGTTGTTCTCAGCTTTTGCATTCAGGACCCTGCAAAATTAACAATATGAAGATTAGTTAAAATAGAAATCAGTTATTCTACGTCCATGACATGGGAATGTACAAAAAGCTTATCAATCTCAGGTGAACAAGACTTTGGAGTTTCAATATTTATCGTCTTTCTTGGTGATTTAAGTGTTTCCCAACTCTCTAATACATTTTGATCTTTAGGAATATAGCTCTACTGTGCCTTTTGACTCTTCGGATCTGTGTACATTTCAGCAAGAGGTGATGACAAACTAAAAACTGTTGATCGAATCTCAGAACGTGGCTGTGAGAATCCTTGCTCAGAGAAATTTGATAATAGTTCAGAAGCTAATGGCAATAGAGAATTCTTGTCCAACATAAAAATATGGCTCTGCAAGAAAAGAATCGTGTTTGATTAATAAAATGCATGAAATTATCTCAGATGCCACTGCATTGCATTTATTTTCACTAGTTTCTCTGTGTGATGATAATATGATCTCGAAAAGATCTAATTTTATATATTTCAAATATGTGGATCTGAATGATTTGGTTCAGCAACATTATGTAATTGAGAAACATAAAATCAAGCATCTGCAGATCAGAGATAATAGATCTATGAGACTGATGTGTGCAGTCGATACCTTCGCAAATAATTCCTCCAACTGATTGGCAAGGGAAGAACCAGAACTAACAAACTGCTTCTTTGTGGGCCATatctacaaagaaaatttcatactATCAGAAAAATGACCATACTCTGTGCTAGATGTAATAGTTTGCAAGAACTCTATTGTTGAATGGGAGCCTGGATTAAAATAGTAGTTGAACTAAACCCGAAGTGCTATTACCAATTTAGATCCAAAATTTTCATGCAATATGCaagaatataatattttataaattaatcTTGACTTACTTGGCTTTACTATTAATTACAGTTTCCAAAAAGAATGCTTTAGTGTGAAAATGACAAACATGTCTTCCTAACTTTCTAGCTTATTGATCTAAGACTGAAGACAACAACATACACTTTATTGAAACTAAAATGGTTCATGCATTGAGCTAAAATAGAACACATTTTTCTTCGCAAGAATTCAAACCAAAACAGAGCTCTGTATCATTTGCTCTGAAACAAACTAAACTGGGTGCTAGTATATTAGCAGCAGAAGACACAAGCAGACATAGAAGCTTACTTGTGATTTGCATGAAGGACATGTGTAACCAGTTGGAGATGAGGATCCTTTCAAAAGTAGAAGCAAGCACGAATTATGCAAAACATCTGAGCACAATCCTTCCATGATTAGCCTTGTCCTATGCTAATAAATAATCTCATTCGTGTAAAATCAACGTTAGTGAAGTTCAAGGAAAAACATACGTAAGCAGCCGAGCTGAGTGACAGAGCGACTTGAATGAGTCAGTATCTGCAAGCAAAAGCTACATTTTGGTAGGAAACTGCAACTGGAATCAACCATCCACTCTGCATATGTCCTCACCTATTATCCACCCATATACAATAATACATAACATCTTAAGAATGTCTCCGGGAGAAAGCCAGAAACAAGCCCACACCCCTAAATTATGCATTGTATTACAGAAACGAATAGAGGATACTCAATGGTGACTGCATGTAGTTTAGGTTATATTTATCAAATCTCAAATTTGGGTTTAAATGGTAACAGAGAACGAGTACTGAATATCTCTATATATTATTTTCCAAGACAAGAAACCCAAAAAATTGAGATTATGAACTGAGATCACCTCACAAGCACTGTGTTCAGGAAAGCAGATGCAATCTCCACATACAGGAACCTTATGCGTACAGCAATGTAATTGTGTTTCAGCAAATCAACTGAAAATCGTTAAAAAGGAGTAGGGTGAAGCACAGATTCTTAATCCTTATTTTTTCGCATATTCTTTTAGAGGCTTCGTGAATTTtggaaaatgaagcaaagaatcaGAGGATACAATGATAGATGCACTCTAATTAAAGACACTTTTGGGGGATGGACATGCAGACTTTCAGTCTATAGTGAGTAAAACAAAATAATGGAGTGAAGACTTTCGGATTAAGCATTGTTTTGGCTGTCCAATGGATGGCAATGATGAAAATATCAGAACACAGGGACCAATTGCCATAACAATTTAGCAGGAGAGGAAGATGAGCAATTCCCAAAACAAGATAAGATGGCAATAAACTAATCCTCCACATAAACCATAAAAATTCTCCAACGCTTAGCAAATCACTGCAATTCTCTAGGTAATGACAATAGAAATTGCAGATCACAGGGCTGCTGATTGTTCACAAACAAGGGCAAAATTTAAGGCTCCCAAAGAATATAATAAACGCAACCTATGGAATTTAATAATGCCAAAACTGAAACCCTAATCGCCATGTATCCATGCTCCGCTGGCAGCCTAAAAAAATGGAAAGCTCAATCATATCATCATTTCTATATGCAAAACTGAAATAAAGTTTAGCAGAGATGAAAATTTTAGCAATGCGACTACGAATCCATAGCAGAAACCATCATACCAGGCCTGTGAGCTAACACGTCATTTCCGAATGAAAACCCTTATCGACAGCTAGGTGATTCGAATCCATACTCTGCAATTTGTCTTGTGATTTTGCCAAATGTTACTTTCACTCCGCAAGCACTTTTTGTCATCCATGTTTTTCTATGCGCTCTGTCAAAGTTCCATTTTGGCGGTTTTgttgaatccattgatccaccaGCTTTTCTTTTAAGCCAAAGCACCAGTGGGATAACGGTTGGGTCGAGCTGCAGGAGGGGGTAGTGGCCTACTATTCAACTATTAATGGCGGGGTGGCGGGGGGCGACGAATCGTAACCTCCCTAACATCATGTAATGGTCGTGTTCTCTGATACGCCCCCCGGCTGGGGAGCACTTACTGGGTCCTTTCCCTCGTTCCACTTGGGAAAGGGGGAAAGTTCCCATTCTCAGGACTCTCTCCTTCCTTCAATTTGCTCATTCCAAATGTTCCTCGTAAATATGGCTCTAGTAGGACGGACTACTATCCCCCGCGGTCCTGCACCTACTTCTGGAGTCGTGCGTTCTCTCCTGTTGAGAACTGTGCGAAGCCCTGCACACCACAAACAACACCAATAGTTAAACGCCATAAAATTTATCAATAATATTTTGCTTAACTAATAAGCAAGTTCACGGGTGCTGAACATTaacaaatgcaaaaatatttgaGAACAATGATTTTTGATGAACAATGATTTTTGATTGGTTCATGAGCATAGCATTAATCACTAGTTAGTGAGAGAGGCCTCCGCTATAGTCCCTGCAGGCAGGAACTAAAAGCTATATGTTATCCAAAGGTAATGCATGACTCCAGATTTATGTTCTCCGTGTGTTCCGCAGATAACAAATAATATATATATGACGTTCGCCATGTATAGATGCAACTAACTgcagatagatattttatgatgaaaggattagtaacttGTTATATAGCTCACACACCAAATTCTCTCCTCCGTGTCTTCCGCACTCTCTATCGCGTTTTCCGCACAATTCACTTGTTATAATCAATCAAGCTATGTGTATAAGTGTTGGAGAATATTGTCTATTTCATTGAATCTTCCGTCCAATCTGTGTTTTCATCGCTCTTCTTCGGGCATTGGCTGTCAATAGCGAGGGGAGGATTATTCAAAGTAtaatgaggaataagtaatgttaaAGTCAACATTTGCATAATGATGGCCATGCTATGCTTGTGAATCTTCTCCCAGTAGCTGGATGAAATCAAATCTGGAAAAGATTGTATAAAGAAGAGAACAAAAAGGAATGCTTGATAATATGAAACGAtttaggaattttttattttttttcaatttaaggCCTGTCATACGGAATGACCTATTATTTAACTACTTTAAACTCTAAATGAATTGATAGGCTTAATAAA contains these protein-coding regions:
- the LOC131034481 gene encoding uncharacterized protein LOC131034481; amino-acid sequence: MVDSSCSFLPKCSFCLQILTHSSRSVTQLGCLHVLHNSCLLLLLKGSSSPTGYTCPSCKSQIWPTKKQFVSSGSSLANQLEELFAKSHIFMLDKNSLLPLASELLSNFSEQGFSQPRSEIRSTVFSLSSPLAEMYTDPKSQKAQ